A portion of the Chondrinema litorale genome contains these proteins:
- a CDS encoding GSCFA domain-containing protein — MSKSFRTEISLHPPTKQISLKDKILTIGSCFSDNIGNLLQRYKFDTLVNPFGVIFNPISSLHLLQHAYMRHTLSNEKIIQNQGMFYHYDLHSEITSAEKDSLKSLIDKKIHETGEFLHKTDVLALTFGTAFVYRLLENKEVVANCHKMPARYFHKELLTPEQIILAFNELHKKLSPETTIILTISPIRHIKDTLPLNSVSKSVLRLACHHLSESHPNVFYFPAYEMMMDDLRDYRFYEADMLHPNDTAINYIWEHFSNLCITDKGNRFMHKWDKILKAIEHRPFHPYSEEHRHFLMNTLDKLKTINEADVSKEITMLEERLQLFSV, encoded by the coding sequence ATGAGCAAAAGTTTCAGAACAGAAATTAGTCTTCATCCCCCCACAAAGCAAATTTCGCTTAAAGACAAAATTCTAACAATTGGTTCCTGCTTTTCTGATAATATCGGAAATCTTCTTCAGCGATATAAGTTCGATACATTGGTAAATCCTTTTGGGGTCATTTTTAACCCTATATCTTCTCTCCATTTGTTGCAGCATGCATATATGAGGCACACACTTTCAAACGAAAAAATTATACAAAATCAAGGAATGTTTTATCACTACGATTTACATTCTGAGATTACTTCGGCGGAGAAAGATTCACTTAAAAGTTTAATAGATAAGAAGATTCACGAAACAGGAGAATTTCTGCATAAAACAGATGTGCTGGCGCTTACTTTCGGTACTGCCTTTGTGTATCGATTACTAGAAAACAAAGAGGTGGTTGCTAATTGCCATAAAATGCCGGCAAGGTATTTCCATAAAGAGTTGCTAACGCCTGAGCAAATAATTTTGGCATTTAATGAGCTTCACAAAAAGCTTTCGCCAGAAACAACTATAATTTTGACAATCAGCCCGATAAGACATATTAAAGATACGCTGCCTTTAAATTCGGTAAGTAAGTCTGTATTGCGTTTGGCTTGTCACCATTTAAGTGAGTCTCACCCAAATGTATTTTACTTTCCGGCTTATGAGATGATGATGGATGACTTACGAGATTACCGCTTTTATGAGGCTGATATGTTGCATCCTAATGACACAGCGATTAATTACATTTGGGAGCATTTTTCTAACCTTTGTATTACTGATAAAGGCAATCGGTTTATGCACAAATGGGATAAAATATTAAAGGCGATCGAGCACCGACCTTTCCATCCATATAGCGAAGAACATCGCCATTTTCTCATGAATACTTTAGATAAGCTAAAGACAATTAATGAGGCGGATGTAAGCAAAGAAATTACGATGCTCGAAGAGCGATTGCAGCTTTTTAGTGTTTGA
- a CDS encoding FtsX-like permease family protein produces the protein MAAVVSNPPENSHLEFDYLASLLALKNMYPEWANREGFYEEYDTWNYRTYYQLEPGTNVAALESGINDFLNKRLGRAGEKSGSHFWLQNLSEIHFTEGVSGDNVTGGDLDFIYAFALVALFVLLIACINFTNLSTAIAARRAKEVGLRKTLGARRQQLMQQFLSETLLMSLFAFALSMVIIQFALPYLNELIDRSLTISFDKDFDILGVMLGISLLTGLLAGSYPGLYLSSYQPIQVLKGKIQASGGSTLRKVLIIFQFAIASLLIIFTVTVYSQMSFMKNSKLGFNKEQVLYFYHPEPIEKSYTAFKSQVLNIEGVQSVSQANAMPGIMGATYTYLYPGEDNSENSAGLVTVTIEPDYIDLLDLEIIAGRNLSDDIKTDAMGGYLITETAAKKLGFENPVGHQFQVRQPGRTMGEIVGVVKDFHFTSLKDEIDPVALWIGPQDYYLTAIKLDTDNLTDKVAAVEKVFKTIAPDFPFDYQFLDQEFDSLYKAEDQLGTLLIIFASLSVFIACLGLFGLTAYIASQRRKEIGIRKVLGASVENIMVMLSSDFAKLVLISFVLMLPVSWWFISGWLNEFAYRIDLGWQIYGLSGVGVLFAAIITVSFLAFKAAIANPVNSLKNE, from the coding sequence GTGGCTGCAGTAGTGAGCAACCCACCTGAAAATTCTCATCTTGAGTTTGACTACTTGGCATCTTTATTAGCTTTAAAAAACATGTATCCTGAGTGGGCAAACAGAGAAGGCTTTTACGAAGAATACGATACTTGGAATTACAGAACTTATTATCAGCTAGAGCCGGGAACAAATGTAGCAGCGCTTGAGTCTGGAATTAATGATTTTTTAAATAAAAGATTAGGAAGAGCTGGGGAGAAATCAGGCTCACATTTTTGGTTGCAAAATTTATCAGAGATTCATTTTACCGAAGGTGTTTCGGGTGATAATGTAACTGGAGGCGACTTAGATTTTATTTATGCATTTGCTCTGGTAGCTTTATTTGTATTGTTAATTGCTTGTATCAACTTTACCAATTTATCGACTGCCATTGCAGCTCGTCGTGCAAAAGAGGTAGGCTTACGCAAAACTTTAGGAGCGAGAAGGCAGCAATTGATGCAACAGTTTTTAAGCGAAACACTTTTAATGTCGCTTTTTGCTTTTGCGCTGAGTATGGTAATTATTCAGTTTGCCTTGCCATATCTCAATGAGCTTATAGACAGAAGCCTGACAATTTCATTCGATAAAGATTTCGATATTTTGGGTGTAATGCTCGGTATCTCACTTTTAACCGGATTGTTAGCGGGCAGTTATCCGGGATTGTATCTTTCTTCTTACCAGCCGATACAAGTGCTTAAAGGAAAAATACAAGCCTCAGGTGGAAGTACATTGCGTAAAGTGCTCATTATCTTTCAGTTTGCAATCGCTTCTTTGTTAATCATCTTTACAGTTACAGTGTATTCTCAGATGAGTTTTATGAAGAATTCTAAACTGGGCTTCAACAAAGAACAGGTCTTGTATTTCTATCATCCAGAACCAATTGAAAAGAGCTATACAGCATTTAAATCTCAAGTTTTAAATATAGAGGGAGTTCAAAGCGTGAGTCAGGCGAATGCAATGCCGGGTATAATGGGGGCAACTTATACCTACCTTTATCCGGGGGAAGATAACTCTGAGAATAGTGCTGGTTTGGTAACAGTAACAATTGAACCAGATTACATAGATTTGCTTGATCTCGAAATTATTGCAGGTAGAAACTTAAGTGATGACATTAAGACAGATGCAATGGGTGGTTATCTGATTACCGAAACAGCCGCTAAAAAACTAGGTTTCGAGAATCCAGTTGGACATCAGTTTCAGGTAAGGCAACCGGGAAGAACAATGGGTGAGATTGTTGGAGTTGTAAAAGATTTCCATTTTACTTCATTAAAAGATGAAATTGACCCCGTTGCTTTGTGGATTGGACCGCAAGATTATTACCTCACAGCAATTAAACTCGATACAGATAATCTTACTGATAAAGTGGCTGCTGTTGAAAAAGTGTTTAAAACGATTGCTCCCGATTTTCCATTCGATTATCAGTTCTTAGATCAGGAGTTTGATAGTTTATACAAAGCAGAAGACCAGTTAGGAACCTTGTTAATCATCTTTGCTTCTCTCTCTGTGTTTATTGCTTGTTTAGGCTTATTTGGCTTAACTGCATACATTGCTTCTCAGAGAAGAAAGGAAATTGGCATTAGAAAAGTACTTGGAGCCAGTGTTGAAAATATTATGGTGATGCTTTCTAGCGATTTTGCTAAGTTGGTGTTGATCAGCTTTGTGTTGATGTTGCCAGTTTCGTGGTGGTTTATTTCAGGTTGGCTTAATGAGTTTGCTTATCGCATAGACTTAGGCTGGCAGATTTATGGACTTTCTGGTGTAGGTGTTTTATTCGCTGCCATTATCACTGTGAGTTTCCTAGCCTTTAAAGCAGCCATAGCCAATCCGGTTAATTCTTTAAAGAATGAATAA
- a CDS encoding IS4 family transposase encodes MGLKDGNICYFFFELLKSELFSVDFQKQHSMKSQDFIRKRLLGFSQIAAILINRVVKNLSIEVSNFFNAIGSYSVCSKQAFSKARKKLKYTAFIALNGKYVQGFYQTSLVSLYQNTYYVFAVDGSLCQLPTSPAIVKHFGLWKNHTDTGMPMGRSCVVYDVLNHVVIQGALASNSESEQDLFRGIYHQISECLPQLSPKVIWLMDRAYPSYDLCKTIDINGGTFLIRCKRNFCKEVAQFAASDKLEDRVILSAKVWYTKKGVKKESIHTQPLAIRVVKIPLPGGEIEYLMTNLELPATELKILYGMRWGIETYYDYLKHTLELENFSSKTAEGILQDYHASLLTSNLIQLLITEAQQELDALKGKKGNKYHYQINKVAATGILRGELIKLLFTQKDIAYRLSQLKEQIKRNKNAVVPNRSFKRHKFKRSRRKFHPNKKKAL; translated from the coding sequence ATCGGTTTAAAAGATGGAAACATATGCTACTTTTTTTTTGAGCTACTTAAATCTGAACTTTTTAGTGTTGACTTTCAAAAGCAACATAGTATGAAGTCACAAGATTTTATTCGGAAACGACTATTGGGATTCTCACAGATAGCTGCTATTTTAATCAATCGGGTTGTAAAGAACCTCAGTATTGAAGTGAGTAATTTCTTTAACGCTATTGGTAGTTATTCGGTTTGCAGTAAACAAGCTTTCAGTAAAGCCCGCAAAAAGTTGAAGTATACTGCCTTTATAGCCCTGAATGGTAAGTATGTACAGGGATTTTATCAAACATCTTTGGTCAGCCTCTATCAAAACACTTATTATGTTTTTGCTGTGGATGGAAGTCTATGCCAACTTCCAACCTCACCGGCTATAGTAAAACATTTTGGCCTTTGGAAGAATCATACTGATACAGGTATGCCCATGGGTAGGTCTTGTGTAGTATATGATGTACTCAATCATGTAGTAATTCAAGGAGCATTAGCGAGTAATTCAGAAAGTGAGCAAGACTTATTTCGAGGCATTTATCACCAAATTTCTGAGTGCCTGCCTCAGCTCAGTCCCAAAGTTATTTGGCTTATGGATAGAGCTTATCCATCTTATGACCTATGTAAAACCATAGACATAAACGGTGGTACTTTCCTGATTCGTTGCAAGCGAAATTTTTGTAAAGAGGTAGCGCAATTTGCAGCTTCTGATAAACTAGAAGATCGGGTGATTTTATCAGCAAAGGTTTGGTACACAAAAAAAGGTGTGAAAAAAGAAAGCATACATACTCAACCTTTAGCCATAAGAGTTGTAAAAATTCCACTTCCTGGAGGTGAAATAGAATATTTGATGACCAATCTTGAGCTACCTGCCACAGAGCTTAAAATACTTTATGGTATGCGCTGGGGAATAGAAACTTATTATGATTACTTAAAGCATACCCTAGAATTGGAAAACTTTTCCAGCAAGACTGCAGAAGGCATATTGCAAGATTATCATGCCAGTTTACTTACCAGTAATTTAATCCAACTATTAATTACAGAAGCACAGCAAGAACTTGATGCACTAAAAGGAAAAAAAGGTAATAAATATCACTATCAAATAAACAAGGTAGCAGCTACAGGTATATTAAGGGGAGAACTGATTAAGCTATTGTTTACTCAAAAAGATATAGCTTACCGATTGAGTCAACTCAAAGAGCAGATAAAAAGAAATAAAAATGCTGTAGTACCCAATCGCTCCTTCAAAAGACATAAGTTTAAAAGAAGTAGGAGAAAGTTTCATCCTAATAAGAAAAAAGCGCTATGA
- a CDS encoding ABC transporter permease — MFKNYLKVAIRNIINQKIFSFINLAGLSIGMAACFLILLFIRYEMNFDSFQKNKENIYRVISVSTSNGAEYMQSNVASAFGPHVFEQFREVTNYSRLMCLILLCGNTMIVICTEVSFW; from the coding sequence ATGTTTAAGAATTACCTCAAAGTTGCTATCCGTAACATCATCAATCAAAAGATTTTTTCTTTTATCAATCTGGCTGGCCTTTCTATTGGTATGGCTGCTTGCTTTTTAATCTTATTGTTTATTCGATATGAGATGAATTTCGATTCATTTCAAAAAAATAAAGAAAATATTTACAGGGTAATTTCTGTGTCTACTAGTAATGGTGCAGAATATATGCAAAGCAATGTTGCCTCTGCTTTTGGCCCTCATGTATTTGAGCAATTTAGAGAAGTTACCAATTACTCAAGGTTGATGTGTCTAATACTTCTTTGTGGCAATACAATGATAGTGATATGTACAGAGGTGAGTTTCTGGTAG
- a CDS encoding NAD(P)/FAD-dependent oxidoreductase, translated as MHIVIIGNGISGITAARHIRKKSDHRITVISAETDYFFSRTALMYVYMGHMKFEHTQPYENWFWEKNRIELVKNYVSEVNVQQKQIQFSDGKQMNYDKLIIATGSKPNKFGWPGQDLKGVQGMYSYQDLQGMETYSKDLKHAVIVGGGLIGVEMAEMFHSRHIPVTFLVREKSFWSGVLPAGESAIVNREIQSNGIDLRLNEELQEILPDANGRVKAIKTKSGEEIACQFVGLTAGVKPNIDFLKNTEIKKNRGVLVNHFLETSAQDVYAIGDCAEFTEALPGRKPVEQVWYTGRMHGETLAETICGKRTAYTPGPWFNSAKFFDIEYQTYGTVLSQNPEGQTSLYWEHQDGRKCIHIVYDKSNDVVKGINLFGIRHRHEVWDKWLKENKTLPYVLENLHEANFDPEMFDTYEKDVVNLYNQQNPNKPVKSKRKKRFLERLGF; from the coding sequence ATGCACATTGTAATTATTGGCAACGGAATTTCCGGTATTACAGCAGCCAGACACATCAGAAAAAAATCTGATCACCGCATTACTGTTATTTCAGCTGAAACTGATTATTTCTTTTCGAGAACAGCCCTGATGTATGTCTATATGGGACATATGAAATTCGAGCACACACAACCTTACGAAAACTGGTTTTGGGAGAAAAACCGAATAGAACTGGTAAAAAACTATGTAAGCGAAGTGAATGTGCAACAAAAGCAAATTCAGTTTAGCGATGGCAAACAAATGAACTACGACAAACTGATTATTGCAACGGGCTCTAAACCCAATAAGTTTGGCTGGCCTGGTCAAGATCTAAAAGGTGTACAAGGCATGTACAGCTACCAAGATTTGCAAGGTATGGAAACTTACTCCAAAGATTTAAAACACGCTGTAATTGTTGGTGGTGGTTTAATCGGTGTTGAAATGGCTGAGATGTTTCATTCAAGACATATTCCGGTTACTTTTCTGGTAAGAGAAAAAAGCTTCTGGAGCGGTGTTTTACCCGCAGGAGAATCTGCCATTGTCAATAGAGAGATTCAATCAAATGGCATTGATTTACGCTTGAATGAGGAACTGCAAGAGATTTTACCAGATGCAAACGGAAGAGTAAAAGCCATTAAAACCAAAAGTGGAGAAGAAATCGCCTGTCAGTTTGTCGGACTCACCGCAGGTGTAAAACCTAATATCGATTTCTTGAAGAATACTGAAATTAAAAAAAACAGAGGTGTTTTAGTTAATCATTTTTTAGAAACCTCTGCACAAGATGTTTATGCTATTGGTGATTGTGCTGAGTTTACCGAAGCCTTACCGGGAAGAAAACCAGTGGAACAAGTTTGGTACACTGGCAGAATGCATGGTGAAACACTAGCGGAAACTATCTGCGGAAAAAGAACTGCTTATACCCCTGGCCCTTGGTTTAACTCTGCGAAGTTCTTCGATATTGAGTACCAGACCTATGGCACCGTACTTTCGCAAAATCCAGAAGGGCAAACCTCTTTGTATTGGGAGCATCAAGATGGAAGAAAGTGCATACACATAGTCTACGATAAGAGCAATGATGTGGTAAAAGGCATTAATCTGTTTGGCATTAGACACAGACATGAAGTTTGGGACAAATGGTTGAAGGAGAATAAAACACTCCCTTATGTACTGGAAAATTTACACGAGGCTAATTTCGATCCTGAAATGTTTGATACTTACGAAAAGGATGTGGTGAATTTGTACAATCAACAAAACCCAAATAAACCAGTAAAAAGTAAAAGAAAGAAACGATTTTTAGAAAGGCTGGGATTTTAA
- the aroQ gene encoding type II 3-dehydroquinate dehydratase, translating into MTIHIINGPNLNLLGKREPHIYGSQTFEDYFKLMVQKFSDVDLQYFQSNSEGGLLDYIHQIGFSSTGIVLNAGAYTHTSVALADAIAGITSPVIEVHISNVHKREAFRHHSYISPQAAGIIIGMGLNGYDLAVQHIIDQNKRPEKMV; encoded by the coding sequence ATGACAATACATATCATTAACGGACCCAACTTAAACCTACTGGGAAAAAGAGAACCACATATCTACGGAAGCCAAACTTTTGAAGATTACTTTAAACTTATGGTGCAAAAGTTCAGTGATGTGGATTTGCAATATTTCCAGTCCAACTCTGAGGGTGGATTGTTAGATTACATCCATCAGATAGGTTTTTCGAGTACGGGTATTGTCTTGAATGCGGGAGCTTATACACATACTTCCGTTGCTTTGGCAGATGCCATTGCCGGTATTACTTCTCCAGTAATTGAGGTACATATTTCTAATGTGCATAAAAGAGAGGCTTTTCGTCACCACAGCTACATAAGCCCACAAGCTGCCGGAATTATTATCGGAATGGGTCTAAATGGCTACGACCTCGCCGTTCAGCATATTATTGATCAAAACAAACGACCAGAGAAAATGGTTTGA
- a CDS encoding HD domain-containing protein, producing the protein MNQIDFPNKIVELLEKLNSPERLSRHLQIVYSTAYELLSQIKKEWSVIELDEELILFGAGTHDIGKTKIKSEIFNSGKEHETVGKRILEELGLAETESRFALTHGNWKESDLLLEDLLVSLADKIWKGKRVEELEERVGHAIANKLKVDYWDVYVKLDKILEEISIGADERLIWQNQ; encoded by the coding sequence ATGAACCAAATCGATTTTCCAAATAAAATTGTAGAATTACTTGAGAAGTTAAACTCGCCTGAACGACTCAGCAGACATCTACAAATTGTCTATTCAACAGCTTATGAATTGCTCTCTCAAATAAAGAAAGAGTGGTCAGTTATCGAATTGGATGAAGAGTTAATTCTGTTCGGAGCAGGAACTCATGATATTGGCAAGACAAAAATTAAAAGCGAAATATTTAATAGCGGAAAAGAGCATGAAACTGTTGGTAAACGAATTCTAGAGGAACTTGGACTTGCTGAAACAGAATCAAGATTTGCCCTAACACATGGAAATTGGAAAGAAAGTGACTTACTACTTGAAGACTTACTAGTAAGTTTAGCTGATAAAATATGGAAAGGGAAAAGAGTTGAAGAGTTAGAAGAGAGAGTTGGACATGCAATTGCGAACAAATTAAAAGTTGACTATTGGGATGTTTATGTAAAGCTAGATAAGATTTTAGAGGAAATTTCTATTGGGGCAGACGAACGACTAATATGGCAAAATCAGTAA
- a CDS encoding S41 family peptidase yields MSENNIKNSNFQIKLPLLLSLAIVAGIFIGANVFQNGGPGINNTRGISKNAKKFRDIISYIERYYVDTVNTDELTEFAIQQMLEKLDPHTTYIPAEDFEYSNSHLQGNFEGVGIEFNVFKDTVYVVSTVAGGPSEQVGIRAGDKIVKVDTNMIAGINISRRRVIDLLRGKKGTKVNIGVKRRNEDELKYFTVKRDEIPEYSIEVSYMIDDKTGYIKINTFGAKTYDEFESSLSKLLNKGMKRLIVDLRGNGGGYMHIATKIADEFLKDGKLVVYTDGKVDQYDEKLYATSKGQFENGPLIVLIDENSASASEILSGAIQDNDRGLIVGRRSFGKGLVQRPIELEDKSELRLTISRYYTPSGRSIQKPYDDGVDYDVDITHRYEKGEFFSADSIHFDKSMKYETASGRAVYGGGGIMPDYFVPLDTTYYTKYLSEIFANNLIVEYAYDYVSDHKAELEKMGLENFKKEMYINQPILNDFKRFATAGGVKYNEEQFLKSKTQIERGIKSWIARRMWREEGFYPIYNSEDDIFQNAVELLDKAAELEN; encoded by the coding sequence ATGTCAGAAAACAATATTAAGAATTCTAATTTTCAAATAAAGCTTCCATTATTGTTGTCGCTCGCTATAGTTGCTGGAATATTTATTGGAGCGAATGTATTTCAAAATGGAGGACCTGGGATAAACAATACCAGAGGTATTTCTAAAAATGCCAAGAAATTCAGAGACATCATTAGTTATATAGAAAGGTATTATGTTGATACCGTAAATACTGATGAACTCACTGAATTTGCTATTCAGCAAATGCTCGAAAAATTAGACCCACACACTACATATATTCCAGCAGAAGACTTCGAGTATTCAAATTCTCATTTGCAAGGAAACTTCGAAGGTGTAGGCATAGAGTTTAATGTCTTTAAAGATACTGTTTATGTAGTATCTACAGTAGCTGGTGGACCATCTGAGCAAGTGGGTATTCGTGCAGGTGATAAGATTGTAAAAGTAGATACCAATATGATCGCTGGAATTAATATTAGTAGGAGAAGAGTGATCGATCTTTTAAGAGGTAAAAAAGGTACTAAGGTAAATATTGGTGTAAAAAGAAGGAATGAAGATGAGCTTAAGTATTTCACTGTAAAAAGAGATGAAATACCAGAATACTCTATCGAGGTGAGCTACATGATAGACGATAAAACAGGCTACATAAAAATAAATACCTTTGGTGCTAAAACTTATGATGAGTTTGAGTCGAGTCTTTCTAAGTTGTTGAACAAAGGCATGAAAAGGCTTATTGTAGACCTAAGAGGTAATGGTGGTGGTTATATGCACATTGCTACTAAAATTGCCGATGAGTTTCTTAAAGATGGCAAATTGGTAGTTTATACAGATGGTAAGGTAGACCAGTACGATGAGAAATTATATGCAACCTCGAAAGGACAGTTTGAAAATGGCCCACTTATCGTTTTAATCGATGAGAACAGTGCTTCTGCTTCGGAGATTCTATCTGGTGCGATACAAGACAATGATCGCGGATTAATTGTGGGTAGAAGGTCTTTTGGTAAAGGTTTGGTACAAAGACCGATTGAGCTAGAAGATAAGTCAGAGTTGCGGTTAACCATCTCTAGATATTATACACCAAGTGGCAGATCGATACAAAAACCTTATGACGATGGTGTAGATTATGATGTAGACATTACACATAGATACGAGAAAGGCGAATTCTTTTCGGCAGATAGCATCCATTTCGATAAGAGTATGAAATACGAAACTGCTTCTGGTAGAGCAGTGTATGGTGGTGGTGGAATTATGCCAGATTATTTTGTGCCGTTAGATACTACCTATTACACCAAATATCTTTCTGAAATTTTCGCGAACAATTTAATTGTGGAATATGCTTACGATTATGTGAGTGATCACAAAGCTGAGTTAGAAAAAATGGGACTAGAAAATTTTAAAAAGGAGATGTACATTAACCAACCGATCTTGAATGATTTTAAAAGATTTGCAACAGCCGGAGGTGTTAAATACAATGAAGAGCAGTTTTTAAAATCTAAAACACAAATAGAGAGAGGTATTAAATCTTGGATTGCCCGTAGAATGTGGCGCGAAGAAGGATTTTATCCTATTTACAATTCAGAAGATGATATATTCCAAAATGCGGTGGAATTGTTAGACAAAGCCGCAGAATTAGAGAATTAA
- a CDS encoding iron-sulfur cluster biosynthesis family protein, producing the protein MEINPIKITERALAEIEGIISQKKIPEGYFLRIGMKGGGCGAAGFFLGFDTPTEHDKKFIFEEVEVLIDKRHIMYLLDMHVDFEERKDEQGFVFLKNDKVVKE; encoded by the coding sequence ATGGAAATAAATCCTATAAAAATTACAGAAAGGGCACTGGCAGAAATAGAAGGAATTATTTCTCAAAAAAAGATTCCTGAGGGATATTTCCTCAGAATCGGCATGAAAGGTGGCGGTTGTGGTGCAGCCGGATTTTTTCTTGGTTTTGATACACCTACAGAACACGATAAAAAATTTATATTTGAAGAAGTTGAAGTTCTTATAGACAAAAGGCATATCATGTATTTATTAGATATGCATGTAGACTTCGAAGAAAGAAAAGACGAACAAGGCTTCGTATTTTTGAAAAACGATAAAGTTGTTAAAGAATAA
- a CDS encoding arginine decarboxylase, producing the protein MKKYQSLIEQTFEFPTNEFNVNHNNLFFHDIDLVKIIEEYGTPLKITYLPKITQNIQFAREIFKKAFQKYNYNAKYTYCYCTKSSHFKFVVEEALKNNAQLETSSTYDIEIIKKLYSAGKIDKNILIICNGFKLERYVYQIANLINSGFENCIPILDNRNEIEYYTKNIDKPFKVGIRVAADEEPNFDFYTSRLGIRYKDVVPLCEEKIANNPKLSLKTIHFFINSGIRDSAYYWSELSKFVYKYCELKKICPELDSIDIGGGFPIKTSLDFEYDYEYMAEQIIENIQVMCEQNDVPVPNIITEFGNYTVGESGATIYKVAGTKLQNDVELWYMLNGSFITHIPDTWAKNQKFIALAINNWQNDFQQVHLGGITCDSDDYYNSEANNLNIFMPVSNGGPQYVGFFHTGAYQESIGGYGGLQHCLIPGTKHLVIDKDENGELKTTVFREEQKAEDMLKILGY; encoded by the coding sequence ATGAAAAAGTATCAGTCACTAATTGAACAAACATTCGAATTCCCAACCAATGAATTCAATGTGAACCATAACAATTTGTTTTTTCACGACATTGACCTCGTGAAAATTATTGAGGAGTACGGAACACCACTTAAAATTACCTATCTCCCAAAAATTACCCAAAACATTCAGTTTGCTCGGGAAATTTTTAAAAAAGCTTTTCAAAAATATAATTACAACGCCAAGTATACTTATTGTTACTGTACAAAGTCTTCTCATTTCAAGTTTGTAGTGGAAGAAGCATTAAAAAATAATGCGCAATTAGAAACTTCTTCTACCTATGATATTGAGATAATTAAAAAACTTTATAGTGCAGGTAAAATTGATAAGAACATACTGATAATTTGTAATGGATTTAAGCTAGAAAGGTATGTTTACCAGATTGCTAACCTTATTAATTCTGGTTTCGAAAACTGTATTCCAATTCTCGATAACAGAAATGAGATAGAATACTATACAAAGAACATAGATAAACCTTTTAAAGTAGGTATAAGAGTAGCTGCTGATGAAGAGCCAAACTTTGATTTCTATACTTCTAGGTTAGGTATTAGATACAAAGATGTTGTTCCGCTTTGTGAGGAAAAAATTGCTAACAACCCAAAATTATCACTAAAAACTATTCACTTTTTTATAAACTCTGGAATTAGAGACTCTGCTTATTACTGGTCTGAGCTGAGTAAATTCGTTTATAAATACTGTGAATTAAAAAAGATTTGCCCTGAGCTTGATTCGATTGATATCGGTGGAGGTTTCCCTATTAAAACTTCGCTAGATTTCGAGTACGATTACGAATACATGGCAGAGCAAATTATTGAGAACATTCAGGTAATGTGCGAACAGAATGACGTGCCTGTGCCTAATATTATTACTGAGTTTGGAAACTATACTGTTGGAGAAAGTGGTGCAACTATTTATAAAGTTGCTGGCACAAAACTCCAAAACGATGTAGAGCTTTGGTATATGCTTAATGGATCTTTTATTACACATATACCAGATACATGGGCAAAAAACCAGAAATTTATCGCTTTGGCTATAAACAACTGGCAAAACGATTTCCAACAAGTACATTTGGGCGGCATTACCTGCGATAGCGATGATTACTACAACTCAGAAGCTAACAACCTAAATATTTTTATGCCTGTAAGCAATGGAGGCCCTCAGTATGTAGGTTTTTTCCATACAGGTGCTTACCAAGAATCTATTGGTGGATATGGAGGTTTGCAACACTGTCTTATTCCGGGAACCAAACATCTAGTAATTGACAAAGATGAAAATGGAGAACTGAAGACTACAGTTTTTAGAGAAGAGCAAAAAGCAGAAGACATGCTCAAAATCTTAGGTTACTAA